The following are encoded together in the Triticum dicoccoides isolate Atlit2015 ecotype Zavitan chromosome 6B, WEW_v2.0, whole genome shotgun sequence genome:
- the LOC119324357 gene encoding polyamine transporter PUT1-like isoform X2, which translates to MGSVGPPGVALSSLPPPPPPPVAAAVAAGAGGSADGGQEKPAQNGGPAAGAAPAMGEEGAEYQGLPGGAGAGAAPAPSPASLSIVPLIFIIFYEVSGGPFGIEDSVGAAGPLLAIAGFLALPLIWSVPEALITAELGTMFPENSGYVVWVASALGPYWGFQQGWMKWLSGLIDNALYPVLFLDYLKSGVPALGGGALRTGAVLGLTALLTLLNYRGLTVVGWAAICLGVFSLLPFLVMGFISIPKLRPARWLEVDLHTVDWNLYLNTLFWNLNYWDSISTLSGEIRNPAKTLPKALFYAVIFVVVGYLYPLLTGTGAVPLDREQWTDGYFADIAKLLSGAWLMWWMQAAAAMSNMGMFVAEMSSDSYQLLGMAERGMLPAFFATRSRYGTPPVGILFSASGVLLLSTMSFQEIVAAENFLYCFGMLLEFLSFVLLRVRRPDAPRPYRVPLGTAGCVAMLVPATALIVAVLALSTLKVALVSLGAVAVGLVLQPVLKFVEKKRWLRFSVNSDLPGIDVNHQPAAPDEPLIV; encoded by the exons ATGGGGAGCGTCGGGCCGCCGGGGGTGGCGCTATctagcctgccgccgccgccgccgccgccggtggctGCAGCGGTGGCCGCAGGAGCAGGAGGCTCTGCTGACGGAGGGCAAGAG AAGCCCGCTCAGAACGGCGGACCGGCGGCCGGCGCCGCACCGGCGATGGGCGAGGAAGGCGCGGAGTACCAGGGCCTCCCTGGCGGCGCTGGCGCGGGCGCCGCGCCAGCGCCATCGCCGGCGTCGCTCTCGATCGTGCcgctcatcttcatcatcttctacgAGGTCTCCGGCGGGCCGTTCGGGATCGAGGACAGCGTGGGCGCGGCGGGTCCGCTCCTCGCCATCGCGGGCTTCCTTGCCCTCCCCCTCATCTGGAGCGTCCCGGAGGCGCTAATCACGGCGGAGCTGGGCACCATGTTCCCGGAGAACAGCGGCTACGTCGTGTGGGTGGCCTCGGCGCTCGGCCCCTACTGGGGGTTCCAGCAGGGCTGGATGAAATGGCTCAGCGGCCTCATCGACAATGCTCTCTACCCCGTCCTCTTCTTGGACTACCTCAAGTCCGGCGTCCCGGCGCTGGGCGGAGGCGCGCTCAGGACCGGCGCTGTCCTTGGGCTGACCGCGCTGCTCACGCTCCTCAACTACCGCGGGCTCACCGTCGTTGGCTGGGCTGCCATCTGCCTCGGGGTCTTCTCCCTCCTGCCTTTCCTGGTCATGGGCTTCATCTCCATCCCCAAGCTCCGGCCGGCGAGGTGGCTCGAGGTCGATCTCCACACCGTCGACTGGAACCTGTACCTGAACACTCTGTTCTGGAACCTCAACTACTGGGACTCGATCAGCACGTTGTCCGGCGAGATCAGGAACCCTGCCAAGACTCTGCCCAAGGCCCTGTTCTACGCGGTCATCTTCGTGGTCGTCGGTTACCTGTACCCTCTCCTCACCGGGACAGGCGCGGTGCCTCTGGACAGGGAGCAGTGGACAGACGGCTACTTCGCGGACATCGCGAAGCTGCTCAGCGGCGCGTGGCTGATGTGGTGgatgcaggcggcggcggcgatgtcgaACATGGGCATGTTCGTGGCGGAGATGAGCAGCGACTCGTACCAGCTCCTGGGCATGGCGGAGCGGGGCATGCTGCCGGCCTTCTTCGCGACCCGGTCGCGGTACGGAACCCCGCCGGTCGGCATCCTCTTCTCGGCCTCCGGCGTGCTGCTGCTGTCGACGATGAGCTTCCAGGAGATCGTGGCGGCCGAGAACTTCCTCTACTGCTTCGGCATGCTCCTCGAGTTCCTGTCGTTCGTCCTGCTGAGGGTGAGGCGGCCCGACGCCCCGCGGCCGTACAGGGTGCCGCTGGGCACAGCCGGGTGCGTGGCAATGCTGGTGCCCGCGACGGCGCTGATCGTGGCGGTGCTCGCGCTGTCGACGCTGAAGGTGGCGCTGGTAAGCCTCGGCGCCGTGGCTGTCGGGCTCGTGCTGCAGCCTGTGCTCAAGTTCGTGGAGAAGAAGCGGTGGCTCAGGTTCTCGGTCAACTCGGACCTCCCCGGCATCGACGTGAACCACCAGCCCGCCGCTCCCGACGAGCCGTTGATCGTGTAG
- the LOC119324357 gene encoding polyamine transporter PUT1-like isoform X1 — protein sequence MGSVGPPGVALSSLPPPPPPPVAAAVAAGAGGSADGGQEQKPAQNGGPAAGAAPAMGEEGAEYQGLPGGAGAGAAPAPSPASLSIVPLIFIIFYEVSGGPFGIEDSVGAAGPLLAIAGFLALPLIWSVPEALITAELGTMFPENSGYVVWVASALGPYWGFQQGWMKWLSGLIDNALYPVLFLDYLKSGVPALGGGALRTGAVLGLTALLTLLNYRGLTVVGWAAICLGVFSLLPFLVMGFISIPKLRPARWLEVDLHTVDWNLYLNTLFWNLNYWDSISTLSGEIRNPAKTLPKALFYAVIFVVVGYLYPLLTGTGAVPLDREQWTDGYFADIAKLLSGAWLMWWMQAAAAMSNMGMFVAEMSSDSYQLLGMAERGMLPAFFATRSRYGTPPVGILFSASGVLLLSTMSFQEIVAAENFLYCFGMLLEFLSFVLLRVRRPDAPRPYRVPLGTAGCVAMLVPATALIVAVLALSTLKVALVSLGAVAVGLVLQPVLKFVEKKRWLRFSVNSDLPGIDVNHQPAAPDEPLIV from the exons ATGGGGAGCGTCGGGCCGCCGGGGGTGGCGCTATctagcctgccgccgccgccgccgccgccggtggctGCAGCGGTGGCCGCAGGAGCAGGAGGCTCTGCTGACGGAGGGCAAGAG CAGAAGCCCGCTCAGAACGGCGGACCGGCGGCCGGCGCCGCACCGGCGATGGGCGAGGAAGGCGCGGAGTACCAGGGCCTCCCTGGCGGCGCTGGCGCGGGCGCCGCGCCAGCGCCATCGCCGGCGTCGCTCTCGATCGTGCcgctcatcttcatcatcttctacgAGGTCTCCGGCGGGCCGTTCGGGATCGAGGACAGCGTGGGCGCGGCGGGTCCGCTCCTCGCCATCGCGGGCTTCCTTGCCCTCCCCCTCATCTGGAGCGTCCCGGAGGCGCTAATCACGGCGGAGCTGGGCACCATGTTCCCGGAGAACAGCGGCTACGTCGTGTGGGTGGCCTCGGCGCTCGGCCCCTACTGGGGGTTCCAGCAGGGCTGGATGAAATGGCTCAGCGGCCTCATCGACAATGCTCTCTACCCCGTCCTCTTCTTGGACTACCTCAAGTCCGGCGTCCCGGCGCTGGGCGGAGGCGCGCTCAGGACCGGCGCTGTCCTTGGGCTGACCGCGCTGCTCACGCTCCTCAACTACCGCGGGCTCACCGTCGTTGGCTGGGCTGCCATCTGCCTCGGGGTCTTCTCCCTCCTGCCTTTCCTGGTCATGGGCTTCATCTCCATCCCCAAGCTCCGGCCGGCGAGGTGGCTCGAGGTCGATCTCCACACCGTCGACTGGAACCTGTACCTGAACACTCTGTTCTGGAACCTCAACTACTGGGACTCGATCAGCACGTTGTCCGGCGAGATCAGGAACCCTGCCAAGACTCTGCCCAAGGCCCTGTTCTACGCGGTCATCTTCGTGGTCGTCGGTTACCTGTACCCTCTCCTCACCGGGACAGGCGCGGTGCCTCTGGACAGGGAGCAGTGGACAGACGGCTACTTCGCGGACATCGCGAAGCTGCTCAGCGGCGCGTGGCTGATGTGGTGgatgcaggcggcggcggcgatgtcgaACATGGGCATGTTCGTGGCGGAGATGAGCAGCGACTCGTACCAGCTCCTGGGCATGGCGGAGCGGGGCATGCTGCCGGCCTTCTTCGCGACCCGGTCGCGGTACGGAACCCCGCCGGTCGGCATCCTCTTCTCGGCCTCCGGCGTGCTGCTGCTGTCGACGATGAGCTTCCAGGAGATCGTGGCGGCCGAGAACTTCCTCTACTGCTTCGGCATGCTCCTCGAGTTCCTGTCGTTCGTCCTGCTGAGGGTGAGGCGGCCCGACGCCCCGCGGCCGTACAGGGTGCCGCTGGGCACAGCCGGGTGCGTGGCAATGCTGGTGCCCGCGACGGCGCTGATCGTGGCGGTGCTCGCGCTGTCGACGCTGAAGGTGGCGCTGGTAAGCCTCGGCGCCGTGGCTGTCGGGCTCGTGCTGCAGCCTGTGCTCAAGTTCGTGGAGAAGAAGCGGTGGCTCAGGTTCTCGGTCAACTCGGACCTCCCCGGCATCGACGTGAACCACCAGCCCGCCGCTCCCGACGAGCCGTTGATCGTGTAG